The following proteins come from a genomic window of Eisenibacter elegans DSM 3317:
- a CDS encoding CapA family protein, producing MKKNLRLVPYLFLLLWGAQACGSATNAQRQQEASDSVPAQSPETTPLFVVTGYGRTVNNYPLDSLKADYCAGRVYVLEAAKPLADVFFGCANAQTVPTLKAFAQLAKEACLVTDLHHLVAQYKALAVDGVSFWEQADKYPLVYLDDERTPFDFQKHITKFMLTGVTAITRNTGFAADAHGTAFLTQNLLPYFKGAEWVHISNEVSFAEGCYYKSYDPNYLFCTKKEHFQTLIDLGTNIVELTGNHNLDYGKEPYRQTFEWYQAQKMQTFGGGLSPEQANTPLVVTLKDGKKLGFIGFNEKCPSGECADVQMGANRYEREKARQGIRKMRQELRVDYIIATCQFGEVDSYQPTPTQARISRDLIDFGADMVYGSQAHQPQEVEFYKGKPIFHGLGNFLFDQVHRLGVRQAFFLQNYFYQGQLIQAVPVFTFMAMNRQPTIANAEEEAGIRKVIFTDKQLYKWE from the coding sequence ATGAAAAAAAATCTACGCTTAGTACCGTACTTATTTTTGCTCCTTTGGGGCGCTCAGGCCTGCGGCAGCGCCACCAATGCCCAACGTCAACAAGAGGCTTCGGACAGCGTCCCAGCACAAAGTCCCGAAACTACCCCACTGTTTGTGGTAACGGGCTATGGCCGAACGGTAAACAATTACCCTCTCGATAGTCTCAAGGCCGATTATTGTGCCGGCAGGGTATATGTCTTGGAAGCGGCCAAGCCTTTGGCCGATGTGTTTTTTGGGTGTGCCAATGCCCAAACAGTACCCACACTCAAGGCATTTGCACAGTTGGCCAAAGAAGCTTGCCTCGTTACAGATCTTCATCACCTTGTGGCGCAATACAAGGCCTTGGCCGTCGATGGGGTCTCGTTTTGGGAGCAAGCCGATAAGTACCCTCTTGTTTACTTAGACGATGAGCGTACCCCCTTCGACTTCCAAAAACACATCACCAAGTTTATGCTTACAGGCGTAACGGCCATCACCCGAAATACTGGATTTGCTGCCGATGCCCACGGCACAGCATTCTTGACCCAAAACCTCCTGCCCTACTTCAAGGGTGCCGAATGGGTACACATCAGCAACGAGGTTAGCTTTGCCGAAGGGTGTTATTACAAAAGCTACGACCCTAACTACTTGTTTTGTACCAAGAAAGAGCATTTTCAGACACTCATCGATCTGGGCACCAATATCGTAGAGCTAACCGGCAACCATAACCTCGATTATGGCAAGGAGCCTTACCGCCAGACTTTTGAGTGGTATCAGGCGCAGAAGATGCAAACCTTTGGCGGTGGCCTCAGCCCCGAACAAGCCAATACGCCCTTGGTCGTTACGCTCAAAGATGGCAAAAAACTTGGCTTTATCGGATTCAACGAAAAGTGCCCCTCTGGGGAATGTGCCGATGTACAGATGGGTGCCAACCGCTATGAGCGAGAGAAAGCCCGACAGGGCATCCGTAAGATGCGCCAAGAGCTGAGGGTCGATTATATCATCGCTACCTGCCAGTTTGGGGAGGTAGACTCCTACCAGCCTACCCCTACACAAGCCCGCATTTCGCGCGATTTGATTGATTTTGGCGCTGATATGGTGTATGGCTCACAAGCACATCAACCACAAGAAGTAGAGTTTTACAAGGGCAAGCCTATTTTTCACGGCTTGGGCAACTTCCTCTTCGACCAAGTACACCGCTTGGGCGTACGGCAGGCCTTTTTCTTACAAAACTACTTCTACCAAGGGCAGCTCATACAGGCCGTGCCGGTATTTACCTTTATGGCGATGAACCGTCAGCCTACCATTGCCAATGCCGAAGAAGAGGCCGGCATTCGTAAGGTCATCTTTACCGACA
- a CDS encoding TIGR00730 family Rossman fold protein, translating to MKSICVFCGSSSGRQSLYLEQARAFGQVLATEKIDLVYGGSKNGLMGAVADAVLEAGGHVTGVIPGFLKYKEIGHDKIQRLITVQSMHERKSTMANLSEGFVMLPGGVGTLEEFFEILTWGQLGLHPHPIGVLNVGGYYDKLMDFLTYTQEEDFVKEVFMKIVLVDQDPAALIAKMRAYTPPKVNRIMQHISET from the coding sequence ATGAAAAGCATTTGTGTCTTCTGTGGGTCGTCGTCGGGGCGGCAGTCTTTGTACCTCGAACAAGCGCGGGCTTTTGGGCAGGTATTGGCCACAGAAAAAATCGACTTGGTATATGGAGGCTCCAAAAACGGGCTGATGGGCGCAGTGGCTGATGCTGTACTCGAAGCCGGAGGGCACGTAACGGGTGTCATACCGGGATTTTTGAAATACAAAGAAATCGGACACGACAAAATCCAACGCCTCATTACGGTACAGTCGATGCACGAGCGCAAATCGACGATGGCCAACCTCTCCGAAGGCTTTGTAATGCTACCGGGTGGCGTGGGCACGCTGGAGGAGTTTTTCGAAATCTTGACTTGGGGGCAACTAGGCCTACACCCTCATCCCATCGGCGTGCTGAATGTGGGCGGCTATTATGACAAGTTGATGGACTTTCTGACCTATACCCAAGAGGAGGACTTTGTGAAGGAAGTATTTATGAAGATTGTGTTGGTAGACCAAGACCCCGCCGCCCTGATTGCCAAGATGCGCGCCTACACGCCCCCCAAGGTCAACCGTATTATGCAGCATATCTCCGAAACTTAG
- a CDS encoding radical SAM/SPASM domain-containing protein, which produces MGLQLSPIRHWLQHRQLQRLIRSYQVRSVRLEASSKCQLKCPLCITGVGTTRQKEHPVGWGHLSFENFERFLALNPTIKRLELSNYGEVVLNPDLPRILALARELKVKVYIKNGLNLNHLSEEMAEALVRYRVRGIKVSIDGASQQTYAQYRVGGNLEQVLANIRTINAYKAQYQSPYPALKWQFIAFGHNEHELPLARQMAAELGMAFKVKLNYQPEQFPVQNPDFVAEQSGLGVADVRSYEQRHRRVYSPACLQLWTAPQVNWDGKLLGCCVNHFDDFGNAFEVPLAQLLQSERYQYAKAMLLNQAPAREDIPCTACKRYPRVRQMPFYQELNEALQSQKTR; this is translated from the coding sequence ATGGGTCTCCAACTTTCCCCTATTCGTCATTGGCTACAGCACCGGCAGCTCCAGCGTCTGATACGCAGCTACCAAGTGCGCAGCGTGCGGCTGGAAGCCTCTAGCAAGTGCCAGCTCAAGTGCCCGCTGTGCATTACGGGCGTGGGCACTACCCGCCAGAAAGAACATCCGGTAGGTTGGGGACATTTGTCGTTCGAAAACTTTGAGCGCTTTTTGGCGCTCAACCCGACCATCAAACGCTTGGAGCTATCCAACTATGGCGAGGTTGTGCTCAATCCCGATTTGCCGCGCATATTGGCACTGGCACGCGAACTAAAGGTGAAAGTATACATCAAAAACGGGCTAAACCTCAATCACCTGAGCGAAGAAATGGCCGAGGCCCTTGTGCGTTATCGCGTGCGGGGCATCAAAGTTTCCATTGACGGCGCTTCCCAACAGACCTATGCGCAGTATAGGGTTGGAGGCAATTTGGAACAAGTACTGGCCAACATCCGTACTATCAACGCCTACAAAGCCCAATACCAAAGCCCATATCCTGCGCTCAAATGGCAATTCATTGCTTTTGGGCACAATGAGCACGAGCTACCGCTGGCACGCCAAATGGCGGCTGAGCTGGGAATGGCCTTTAAGGTAAAGCTCAACTACCAGCCCGAGCAGTTTCCTGTCCAAAACCCTGACTTCGTGGCCGAGCAAAGTGGTCTGGGCGTAGCGGATGTGCGCAGCTACGAGCAACGCCACCGAAGGGTATACTCCCCGGCTTGCCTCCAACTCTGGACAGCCCCCCAAGTCAATTGGGACGGTAAATTATTGGGATGTTGTGTCAATCATTTTGACGACTTTGGCAATGCTTTTGAAGTCCCCTTGGCACAATTGTTACAGTCTGAACGTTACCAATATGCCAAGGCGATGCTGCTCAACCAAGCTCCCGCCCGCGAAGACATCCCCTGCACAGCCTGCAAACGCTACCCAAGGGTGCGGCAAATGCCTTTTTATCAAGAACTGAACGAAGCCTTACAGTCCCAAAAGACGCGATAA
- the pip gene encoding prolyl aminopeptidase, with translation MMLSNELFPDIMPYKKGFLPVSEQHRLYFEESGNSDGYPVVFLHEGPGAGCSSRVRRLFDPNFYRIILFDQRGAGRSEPVGCLDDNTTQHLVEDLEKLRQHLHADQWVLVGEGWGCTLALTYAVTYPCKVLGLILRSVFLGREAEKRWFYQAGGAHQFFPEAWEQFVELIPEQEQDDLIKAYYLRLTQGDEEEQGQAASAWNHWQTSTMPFEYRLGKFEALEDRGKALSLARIEAHYFANNCFFESDDWLLTQVADKLQHLPCIIIHSRYDVVSPVQSAWDLAKVLPNADLQILQSVGHTSHEACVIQGIISATESFKDLYLQGKNKIAIDFDGVLHRYSKGWQDGSIYDDPIDGAREAMQRLKELGYYLIIFSTRANRIYRKKGHNPVREMQQWLRKHQIPYHEICTTGKPRAQIYVDDRALAFKGNWDDTVAQVQQFVVWRAK, from the coding sequence ATGATGCTATCCAACGAACTGTTTCCGGACATTATGCCCTACAAAAAGGGGTTCTTGCCTGTGTCGGAGCAGCACCGCCTCTACTTTGAGGAATCGGGCAACTCTGATGGCTACCCCGTAGTTTTTCTACACGAAGGCCCCGGTGCTGGTTGTTCAAGCCGTGTGAGGCGCTTGTTTGACCCCAACTTCTACCGCATCATCCTCTTCGACCAACGCGGAGCCGGGCGCAGCGAACCCGTAGGTTGCCTAGACGACAACACGACCCAACACCTTGTAGAAGACCTCGAAAAGCTACGCCAACACCTCCACGCCGACCAATGGGTGTTGGTGGGCGAAGGCTGGGGCTGTACACTAGCCCTGACTTATGCTGTAACCTACCCCTGCAAGGTATTGGGTTTGATTTTGCGCAGTGTTTTCCTAGGCCGTGAGGCAGAAAAACGATGGTTTTATCAGGCCGGAGGCGCACACCAGTTTTTCCCCGAAGCTTGGGAGCAGTTTGTAGAGCTTATTCCTGAGCAAGAGCAAGATGACCTTATCAAGGCCTACTATCTTCGCCTTACCCAAGGCGACGAAGAGGAGCAAGGCCAAGCCGCCAGCGCCTGGAATCATTGGCAGACCTCTACGATGCCCTTCGAGTACCGCCTCGGTAAGTTTGAGGCCCTCGAAGACCGTGGCAAAGCCCTTAGCCTTGCCCGAATTGAAGCGCATTATTTTGCCAACAATTGTTTTTTTGAAAGCGATGACTGGCTGCTCACACAAGTCGCTGATAAGCTCCAGCACCTGCCCTGCATCATCATCCACAGCCGCTACGATGTCGTCAGCCCCGTCCAGTCTGCTTGGGATTTGGCCAAAGTGCTGCCCAATGCCGATCTCCAAATTTTGCAGAGTGTAGGCCACACTTCCCACGAAGCTTGTGTCATTCAGGGGATTATTAGCGCTACCGAATCATTTAAAGACCTATATTTGCAAGGTAAAAATAAAATAGCCATCGACTTCGACGGTGTGCTGCATCGTTATTCCAAGGGCTGGCAAGATGGCTCTATCTATGACGACCCCATCGATGGCGCACGCGAGGCTATGCAGCGCCTCAAAGAGCTAGGGTATTATCTCATTATTTTCAGCACCCGCGCCAACCGCATCTACCGCAAAAAAGGGCACAACCCTGTCCGTGAGATGCAACAGTGGCTGCGCAAACACCAAATCCCGTATCACGAAATATGTACCACCGGCAAGCCGCGTGCACAGATATATGTAGATGACCGTGCCCTCGCTTTCAAAGGCAATTGGGATGATACGGTTGCGCAAGTACAGCAGTTTGTCGTCTGGAGAGCCAAATAA
- a CDS encoding TIGR03643 family protein, with translation MSKKQSPSLSNEAQDRIIEMAWEDRTPFEAIKAQFGLSEAEVIVLMRRELAPASWRRWRARVQGRNTKHRQKQLEPTNRFRCSRQRNISNNAISKRTTR, from the coding sequence ATGAGCAAAAAACAAAGCCCTTCTCTAAGTAACGAAGCCCAAGACCGCATTATAGAAATGGCTTGGGAAGATCGTACACCCTTTGAGGCCATCAAAGCGCAATTTGGCCTTTCCGAAGCAGAGGTGATTGTATTGATGCGCCGTGAGTTGGCTCCGGCTTCGTGGAGGCGTTGGCGTGCCCGCGTACAGGGTCGCAACACCAAACATCGTCAAAAACAGCTCGAACCCACCAACCGCTTCCGATGTAGTCGTCAACGCAATATCAGCAACAACGCCATCAGCAAACGTACTACAAGGTAA
- a CDS encoding 1,4-dihydroxy-2-naphthoate polyprenyltransferase, with translation MIQAWISALRLRTLPLALAGIIMGSFVAAHHQGFRWEVLTLAALTAIFLQIVSNLANDYGDSIHGADSQARQGPSRAVQTGAITAAAMWRAVMLFALLALLSGLLLLWVALQTWQDFLAFLGLGLLAILAAITYTAGRRPYGYVGLGDLSVLIFFGLVAVGGTYYLHTHQWHWGVLLPALSSGLFATAVLNVNNIRDIASDTLAGKRSLPVRMGRLWAVRYHAALLLLGFGGGVAYVFAQGLSPWAWLFVLSAPLFWKQWQGVATHTEAAAIDPYLKQTALTTLLFVVLLGLGGLL, from the coding sequence ATGATCCAAGCTTGGATAAGCGCATTGCGTTTGCGTACGTTGCCTTTGGCCTTGGCCGGCATTATTATGGGCAGCTTTGTAGCTGCTCACCACCAAGGCTTCCGTTGGGAGGTGTTGACCTTGGCAGCCCTGACGGCTATTTTTTTGCAAATTGTCTCTAACCTTGCCAACGATTATGGCGACAGCATCCACGGCGCAGACAGCCAAGCGCGGCAAGGCCCCTCAAGAGCCGTGCAGACTGGTGCTATTACAGCGGCGGCTATGTGGCGGGCAGTGATGTTGTTTGCACTTCTGGCTTTGTTGAGTGGGCTGTTGTTGCTCTGGGTTGCGCTCCAAACTTGGCAAGATTTTTTGGCCTTCTTGGGTTTAGGGCTGCTGGCTATTTTGGCTGCCATTACCTACACTGCCGGGCGCAGACCTTATGGATATGTAGGGCTGGGCGATTTGTCAGTACTGATTTTTTTCGGCCTAGTGGCTGTAGGCGGTACTTACTACCTCCATACCCATCAATGGCATTGGGGAGTACTGTTGCCGGCACTGAGTAGCGGACTCTTTGCCACCGCAGTGCTGAATGTCAACAATATCCGCGACATCGCTTCAGACACCCTGGCCGGCAAACGCTCGCTACCAGTACGTATGGGACGGCTATGGGCAGTGCGGTATCATGCAGCGCTCTTGTTGTTGGGTTTTGGTGGAGGTGTAGCCTATGTTTTTGCCCAAGGTCTTAGTCCTTGGGCTTGGTTGTTTGTGCTGAGTGCTCCCTTGTTTTGGAAACAATGGCAAGGTGTAGCCACTCATACCGAAGCCGCCGCCATCGACCCCTATCTCAAGCAAACAGCCTTGACAACCTTGTTGTTTGTAGTGCTTTTAGGTCTGGGTGGATTGTTGTAG
- a CDS encoding TonB-dependent receptor plug domain-containing protein yields the protein MAISQRLLAGWAAVVVFCAWAAPAMGQSDTTVISLPEISVKAPIWEKYTAGSKRLTLDSAETALYQATTLQELLHQRTALYLREYGSGMLSSLSFRGTSASHTAVLWNGININSFTLGSSDFSYLPVAASDRISLQYGSASSLYGSDAIGGSVHLHTDLPVGQQLSLGAQQTLGSFGQYSAQAYTRYGGKRWAGYSQVYYHQAQNDFPFENTAKQGRPRERQTNAAYEYYGMRQTLSYRPREGRTLSMRSWYHHNYRQIQPDMSVQNTGEVLQDQSLRLMLEWDEDQAWGRLLVRAAWVADEQVYNRNSTIAVNRGIGSAEYERPLGQDWILKLGGTWNHITALVRNYGDVVTEQRQDAFASLRWQTTPRIAMSLNVRQAWVTGFEAPIAPSLGLEARLWEYNAHYLGLKLLGSRNYRVPTLNDRYWIPGGNPELRSELGWSAEGGLVYAFQPSEGWRLEADVQLYKMWVQDWIAWVPLAAFWAPVNIQEVHSQGLEAGLNLQRQHSAGWHWQLGLQYALTQAINQRAQGAFDRSAGKQLPYTPEHRAVFLSQLQYKSFFAQANYGYTGFRFTTSDNSQFLNDFWLLNLALGTRLPQGASAWQLSLRLNNLLSTSYQNMAFRAMPGRNFQLSLRYDWQRR from the coding sequence ATGGCAATCTCCCAAAGGCTTCTGGCCGGATGGGCTGCTGTGGTTGTATTTTGCGCTTGGGCTGCTCCTGCTATGGGGCAGTCTGATACGACTGTTATCTCCTTACCTGAGATTTCGGTCAAAGCCCCTATTTGGGAAAAGTACACCGCAGGCAGCAAACGCCTTACGCTTGACAGCGCTGAAACAGCACTGTATCAGGCTACTACGCTCCAAGAATTACTTCACCAGCGGACAGCACTCTACTTGCGTGAGTATGGTTCGGGGATGTTATCTAGTTTGAGCTTTCGCGGTACGAGCGCCAGCCATACCGCTGTTCTTTGGAACGGCATCAACATCAACTCCTTTACACTAGGTTCTTCTGATTTTAGTTACCTCCCTGTAGCGGCCAGCGACCGCATTAGCCTCCAGTATGGCTCTGCCTCATCCCTTTATGGTAGTGATGCTATCGGCGGTAGCGTACACCTACACACGGATTTGCCTGTAGGCCAACAGTTATCGTTGGGTGCACAGCAAACCTTAGGGAGCTTTGGGCAATACTCCGCCCAAGCATATACCCGATATGGAGGCAAGCGTTGGGCGGGCTACAGTCAAGTGTATTATCATCAGGCTCAGAACGATTTCCCTTTTGAGAATACAGCCAAGCAAGGCCGCCCGCGTGAGCGTCAAACCAATGCAGCGTATGAATATTATGGGATGCGCCAGACTCTGAGCTATCGCCCACGCGAAGGACGCACACTATCGATGCGTAGCTGGTACCATCACAATTACCGACAGATACAACCTGACATGTCGGTACAGAATACAGGGGAGGTTTTGCAAGATCAAAGCTTACGCCTGATGCTCGAATGGGATGAAGACCAAGCTTGGGGGCGGTTGTTGGTGCGCGCTGCTTGGGTTGCTGATGAGCAGGTGTATAACCGCAACTCTACCATAGCAGTGAACCGTGGGATAGGCTCTGCTGAGTATGAGCGGCCTTTGGGGCAAGATTGGATTCTCAAACTAGGTGGTACTTGGAATCACATCACAGCCTTGGTACGCAACTATGGCGATGTGGTTACGGAGCAACGACAAGATGCTTTCGCCTCACTGCGCTGGCAAACCACCCCCCGAATAGCGATGAGTCTGAATGTCCGCCAGGCTTGGGTAACGGGCTTTGAAGCACCAATAGCCCCCTCGTTAGGGCTTGAGGCACGTCTTTGGGAATATAATGCCCACTACCTTGGGTTGAAGCTCTTAGGCTCTCGCAACTATCGTGTGCCTACACTGAACGACCGCTATTGGATACCCGGAGGCAATCCTGAGCTACGCTCTGAGCTAGGTTGGAGTGCAGAGGGTGGCCTAGTCTATGCTTTCCAGCCATCAGAGGGGTGGCGCTTAGAAGCCGATGTACAGCTCTACAAAATGTGGGTGCAAGACTGGATTGCTTGGGTTCCTCTGGCAGCTTTTTGGGCTCCTGTAAACATCCAAGAGGTTCATAGCCAAGGCCTAGAAGCAGGGTTGAACTTACAACGACAACACAGTGCTGGCTGGCATTGGCAACTGGGGTTGCAGTATGCTCTTACTCAGGCCATCAACCAGCGTGCGCAGGGTGCTTTTGACCGCTCTGCGGGCAAACAACTGCCCTATACTCCCGAACACCGGGCAGTCTTTTTGAGCCAATTACAATACAAATCTTTCTTTGCTCAGGCTAACTATGGGTATACCGGATTCCGATTTACAACCTCAGATAACAGCCAGTTTTTGAACGATTTTTGGCTGCTCAACCTCGCCCTTGGTACACGCCTACCCCAAGGCGCATCTGCTTGGCAACTAAGTTTAAGGCTCAATAACTTGCTCAGCACTAGCTACCAAAATATGGCCTTTCGGGCTATGCCCGGGCGCAACTTCCAGCTCAGCTTACGCTACGACTGGCAGCGTCGCTAA
- a CDS encoding DUF5074 domain-containing protein has translation MKYRSIFMRNALLALSFVAAITACNRPEENTPNVTGNVYVASEGAFGNNNASVVRYNPQDNTVSGDLFEAANGARLGGSLNAMTIVGNRAFLAVQTAGQANDKIEIVNLPDFRVVGTVPGEGNNKMVIPRQSAVVGTKLYVTNWGPYDSNFNNPNAFVLVINLTNNAIVKRIEVPNGADAILAIGNELWVAQSQGTQINIISAASDEIVGTVEVPRGPRALVVDRNEKVWALCNRGVSQLVRINPTNRSVEATITLEIPTGQSLGSALALNQSKDRFYYLTSEAWPSAVRVVHSVSIDGGASRVFVNQPSIYSLSTDPNDGTVYIGIAPNFSSNGTVLRYNAEGQLQGEFQSGIAPTSFGFVNR, from the coding sequence ATGAAGTACCGTTCTATCTTTATGCGCAATGCCTTATTGGCTTTGAGCTTTGTGGCGGCTATCACAGCCTGTAACCGCCCCGAGGAAAACACCCCCAATGTTACCGGCAATGTCTATGTGGCTAGTGAAGGCGCTTTTGGCAACAATAATGCCTCTGTAGTGCGATATAACCCCCAAGACAATACTGTCAGCGGCGATCTTTTTGAGGCGGCCAATGGCGCACGATTGGGTGGCTCACTCAATGCTATGACTATCGTCGGAAATCGTGCTTTCTTGGCCGTACAGACTGCTGGTCAGGCGAATGACAAAATCGAAATCGTGAACCTTCCCGACTTCCGTGTGGTGGGGACTGTCCCTGGAGAAGGTAATAACAAAATGGTTATCCCCCGTCAAAGTGCGGTAGTAGGCACTAAGCTGTATGTAACCAACTGGGGGCCTTATGACAGTAATTTTAATAACCCCAATGCTTTTGTATTGGTCATTAACTTGACCAACAATGCCATTGTCAAGCGTATTGAAGTACCTAATGGAGCAGATGCTATCTTAGCTATTGGCAATGAGCTTTGGGTAGCTCAGAGCCAAGGAACTCAAATCAACATTATCAGCGCTGCCAGCGATGAAATAGTAGGCACGGTAGAAGTGCCCCGTGGTCCTAGAGCTTTGGTAGTAGACCGAAATGAGAAAGTGTGGGCACTGTGTAACCGTGGAGTAAGCCAATTGGTGCGCATCAATCCTACCAACCGTAGTGTAGAAGCTACCATCACGCTAGAAATCCCAACCGGCCAATCACTGGGCAGTGCTCTTGCGCTCAACCAAAGCAAAGACCGCTTCTATTACTTGACCTCTGAGGCTTGGCCATCAGCTGTAAGGGTTGTGCACAGTGTCTCTATTGATGGAGGAGCATCTAGGGTGTTTGTTAACCAACCAAGCATTTATAGTTTGTCTACTGATCCCAATGATGGTACAGTATATATCGGTATTGCCCCTAATTTTTCTTCTAATGGCACTGTTTTACGCTACAATGCCGAAGGCCAGTTACAAGGAGAATTTCAATCAGGTATTGCGCCTACAAGTTTTGGGTTTGTAAACCGATAA
- a CDS encoding NAD(P)/FAD-dependent oxidoreductase has translation MSAHTIELRLVPEEAFAPQALEAAIARQLGRRLPADFSYRILRRSIDARSRQIWIQLQVGIYPPTALPPLLSYERSAYPDVTQAPPVIVVGAGPAGLFAALQLAELGYRPILIERGKDVRARRRDLAAINKDQHVNPESNYCFGEGGAGTYSDGKLYTRSKKRGDIRRVLEIFVAHGAVEDILVDAHPHIGTNKLPKIIQAMRETLLEIGGEVLFDTRVESLIRQGDEIRGVITADGTRIEGLGVILATGHSARDVFELLHRQQILIEAKPFALGVRVEHAQALIDQIQYHRSERPDYLPAAAYSLVAQTQIGGIERGVFSFCMCPGGFIVPAATAPGEVVVNGMSPSRRDSKYANSGIVVAIQPQDWQSYTHPDEAALGALRFQQAVEQQACLMGGNTQQAPAQRLADFVKGKPSSSLLPTSYQPGLVSTVMDEVLPGFVAKALREGFQAFGKKMKGFVSNEAQIVGVESRTSSPVRIPRDNETCEHPQVKRLFPCGEGAGYAGGIMSAAMDGERVAKAFAQLYPLK, from the coding sequence ATGTCCGCTCATACAATAGAACTGCGCCTCGTGCCCGAGGAGGCATTTGCGCCCCAAGCCCTTGAGGCAGCCATTGCTCGTCAGCTAGGGAGGCGTTTGCCTGCTGATTTTTCTTACCGCATACTACGCCGCTCCATCGATGCGCGCAGCCGTCAGATATGGATACAGCTTCAGGTGGGTATATATCCCCCCACAGCGCTCCCACCACTGCTGAGTTATGAGCGCAGCGCCTACCCTGATGTAACACAAGCGCCTCCAGTCATTGTCGTAGGAGCGGGGCCTGCGGGGTTGTTTGCTGCCCTACAATTGGCCGAGCTAGGTTACCGCCCTATCCTGATAGAGCGTGGTAAGGATGTACGCGCCCGTCGTCGTGATTTGGCCGCTATCAATAAAGACCAACACGTCAACCCTGAATCCAACTACTGCTTTGGTGAAGGCGGCGCAGGTACTTATTCCGACGGCAAGCTCTACACCCGCTCCAAAAAACGGGGCGACATCCGACGGGTACTCGAAATCTTCGTAGCACATGGTGCGGTCGAAGACATCCTCGTGGATGCCCACCCACACATCGGCACCAACAAGCTGCCTAAAATCATTCAGGCTATGCGCGAAACCCTGCTCGAAATCGGTGGGGAGGTACTTTTTGATACCCGTGTAGAGAGTCTGATACGTCAAGGCGACGAAATCCGTGGTGTCATCACCGCCGACGGAACCCGCATCGAGGGCCTAGGGGTGATTTTGGCCACCGGACACTCTGCCCGCGATGTATTTGAACTGCTCCACCGACAGCAAATCCTGATAGAAGCCAAACCCTTTGCCCTTGGGGTGCGTGTAGAGCACGCCCAAGCGCTGATAGACCAGATCCAGTACCACCGCAGCGAGCGCCCCGACTACCTCCCAGCGGCGGCCTACAGCCTCGTAGCCCAAACCCAAATAGGTGGGATAGAGCGCGGGGTATTTTCGTTTTGTATGTGCCCGGGGGGATTTATCGTCCCTGCGGCTACTGCTCCGGGCGAGGTTGTTGTCAACGGGATGTCGCCCTCTAGGCGCGACTCCAAGTATGCCAACTCGGGCATCGTTGTCGCCATTCAACCCCAAGATTGGCAGTCTTATACCCACCCCGACGAAGCCGCCCTTGGCGCACTGCGCTTCCAGCAGGCTGTTGAACAGCAAGCCTGCCTTATGGGGGGAAATACCCAACAAGCCCCTGCTCAGCGCCTAGCCGACTTCGTAAAAGGCAAGCCCTCCTCCTCGCTGCTCCCTACCTCATACCAACCCGGCTTAGTCAGCACGGTTATGGACGAAGTACTACCCGGCTTTGTAGCCAAAGCCCTACGCGAGGGCTTTCAGGCCTTTGGCAAAAAAATGAAAGGCTTTGTCTCTAACGAAGCACAGATTGTAGGCGTAGAGAGCCGTACCTCCTCACCCGTGCGCATCCCCCGCGACAACGAAACTTGCGAACACCCCCAAGTCAAACGCCTCTTCCCTTGTGGGGAGGGCGCAGGTTATGCCGGAGGTATTATGTCCGCAGCAATGGATGGTGAGCGCGTAGCCAAAGCCTTTGCGCAACTTTATCCACTAAAATAG